The Primulina eburnea isolate SZY01 chromosome 13, ASM2296580v1, whole genome shotgun sequence genome includes a region encoding these proteins:
- the LOC140809364 gene encoding auxin transporter-like protein 5, producing the protein MHAVTVEIMHAMWKPQKFKAIYLIATVYALTLTLPSASAVYWAFGDLLLSHSNAFALLPKSPFRDMAVILMLIHQFITFGFACTPLYFVWEKAIGMHECLEIARGGADMVLGHHLPVFRAHQLHRRVASCQLHRLCHPGFGSHFHLQIICCPRECSGAASKVLWKMGWDIYHQYICGHMGFNSWFWVRRMG; encoded by the exons CTGT AGAGATAATGCATGCAATGTGGAAGCCACAAAAATTCAAGGCCATATACTTGATAGCCACCGTATATGCGCTGACCCTGACTCTCCCCTCGGCCTCGGCAGTGTACTGGGCTTTCGGAGATTTGCTTCTCAGTCACTCCAATGCATTCGCCCTTCTCCCAAAGTCTCCTTTCAGGGACATGGCCGTCATTTTGATGCTCATCCATCag TTTATAACGTTCGGGTTCGCATGTACGCCATTGTATTTCGTGTGGGAGAAGGCGATCGGCATGCATGAATGCCTCGAGATTGCCCGTGGTGGTGCCGATATGGTTCTTGGCCATCATCTTCCCGTTTTTCGGGCCCATCAACTCCACCGTCGGGTCGCTTCTTGTCAGCTTCACCGTCTATGTCATCCCGGCTTTGGCTCACATTTTCACCTTCAGATCATCTGCTGCCCGAGAG AATGCAGTGGAGCAGCCTCCAAAGTACTTTGGAAGATGGGTTGGGACATATATCATCAATATATTTGTGGTCATATGGGTTTTAATAGTTGGTTTTGGGTTCGGAGGATGGGCTAG